A window of Glycine soja cultivar W05 chromosome 13, ASM419377v2, whole genome shotgun sequence genomic DNA:
TATTATAatgcaatcatttttttttggcaaatatAATGCGGCCATTTATTTGTATCTATATacattctttatatatatatgtatatatgtatgtatgtatgtgtgtgtgtgtgtgtatatatatatatatatatatgtattgttgATGAATTTACTGAATAGCTATAAGCTATGAATCCTTAAAATagtctaaaagaaaaataaagagcaCCATGTtaggaacaacaacaaaatatctgCTCAAGTATTAAGTACGAATGCATGTACATAATATTATGGTATCCAGCACCAACTGAAACAAAAGCTAGTACTTACAGATCATCAGCAACTTCCACTAGCAACTCCGAAATTGAGAGAAACTCCATATGCAACTCCTCCACCTTCCAAGCAGATTCAGAAGAACACAATTATCCTGAAGTCATACATTTagctaacaatattttttaaattttatgtagaAATTTATGTTCCTAGCAATATTTTAGAACAAAATCAGTGCCTAACTCAGAAACCATGCATTTGTGCGCACATGCATGCATCAAGAGTTAGATGAATACTGCAGTATCCACTAAATATTATTTGCTGATCAGTTGTACCTTAGTCCCTTGCAGTTGATAGAGAAGAAGATTCAGCACTCGATAATCAAAAGACTTTAAATGAATAGCCTTCATCACATCTTCAACAAGAATCTGAGTagcaaataatttattaaattacaaacaAGAAACTTTAAGAAGGATTTGGATAAATGTATACCCATTCTCTGAAGAGAATGAAAGATGCACAAGAATTATGTATACCTTCTCTTTGTTTGTTAGTGCAGAACAGAGCTTTCTTTCAAGAGCCCAGTACTCTTCTCCTAGTCTAAGTTCTTCTCTTATCCTTATCTCATCAAGCAAAAGGAAGATTCaaccaaattaaaatcaacCTTAACTATTCCCCTGGAAATGCAAGGTATAGAAGGCAGAATACACACCTTTCCGTCAAAAGGCCTTTGTGTTCAAGAATAGTCGCAAGTGGTCTAACTGGGTCATTTGAGAAGCAAGAAACCAATAATTTAGTTTCTCTCTGCCACTGAataattcacaaaaaaattaaatatatgagaaaaattaaaagttggTACTTAAACATGAACATTCAAACTGCCACTGAATAATTCTCAAATGCAATCAATCACCTCATCTTTTTCTCCAAATACACACTTTCCATTGTAGGGTGTTTGCAGCAATTTCTCATTCATTTTATCTAGCTGCATCATAACAGCTACAGATTCTCAGCAGAAATAGTAGCTTTTGCAGATTCCATACTTACTATTGGAATAAATCACTAATTTTCAAAGTAACACTAAGAAAtatgaacaatttttttgtcaaaacatATGTTTcctaggagaaaaaaaaatagcccACTTTGCTGAGATGATATCAGtttaataacatcaatctaGCTTATACCTGATAAATATAACTCTCTGTGAATGAAAGAATAGGTAAGTATTTGAAGATTGATTGTGGCTTGCTTACATCCAATCCGTGAAACATAAAGTAAGATCTGCactgaaaaaaaaagggttcaaATTAACATCAGAATCACAAAGCAAGTTTTGATAGCAAGGTATATTCAATAAATAGTATCAAGCCTTCCACTAAATTAGTAAATTAGTCTAGTAAATTGTTTGCAGTGTAAAAAGCAAAGCTGCAACGCAGACCTGATATATGTCACTTTATTCATCTGTTAATCAATATGGTAATTGATGGCATAAAGCTGGAATTATTCAGATACCAATAGGGTTTATGTGTTCCAAGATTGTCACACTGCCAATTGATATGCAACTACTTGCACATTTTCCAAATTAGTCGAGCATTATAACAGAATACCAAGATCATggcaaaaaagttatttttttaatatagactTACAAAATCCTCAAGGGTAGAATTTGCCATTTGCATGGAATCCAGCCCGACCATGGCTGTGTTTTCATTACAATTTTGCAACGAACTGTATTCTTTTGTCTGATTGCAACCAAGCAAAGCATTTTCAACAAGACTTTGTTGAAAACCTAAGTGAaagtaaaaattcaaaaatatcacaaaattagaattaaaacatgaaacAGAGCATATGAAGGAAAAACATGAAAAGCATTATATGAATATCAGTACACATTGTGGTAATGCAGCACTGGAAGGCATTTAATGCCAGCCTCCCATCGTAGATAGTTAGTATCAATGAAGTTATAAGGTTGGTTTGGTGGTAAAAGAAGGGGGAAAGGGAAAGGTCGTGGGTTCAATTACCCCGCtaacaaaaaactaataattaacaaCTTACATTTgccgattaaaaaaaaaagaagttagtaTCAGTTATCTAAGAGTATTATCGAATACATATATGTGAAGCAAATGAAAGTACCCGTGCTTCACAATTAGTTACAAAACCTGTTGTATAATACCAATTTCAGCTAGTGTTCTTTCAATTTCAGAGAAATCACGAAACGAGAAAGAAAAGAACTACTAATACTATCTCAGCAAAACAAAGCTGGATAATGCCACCAATAGACAATAGTTACATGTATTCTTTAAACAGGAGCCAAATAAACATTCGAGACAGAATATTCAATTCGATACATAAATGTAGAAATAAACAGTACCAGAATTTTCTCGCTTGGTGGTGTCAAGGTGGTGTTGATACGCGTCTTCAAGGAATGAAGATGAGAGCTGCAAAAGCaaaagagaaatgaaatgaAACGAAACAGAAAATACGAATGAGAATAGAAAGTGGAACTGAAACTGACAGTGGGAATAAGCTGGGAAAGCAAGGAGCACTTGTCGTTTATGGCAAGGTCTCCGGAGGGTTCTATcaagaagagaatgaaattaGCGAGGAAGCGGTTAGAGTGATGATCGAGGTTTGAAACGCCCCGTGATTCCATGAATTCCAGCATGCTATGTACTTTCTCTAGTTTCCGTAATTCTTCCATGGCCGAGAACAGAGTTTTCTGAAAAAAGAACTTCTCTCACCCAACTTTCTCAAGTGGGCTTAAACTTAAGAGCTAGACATTATTTCTCTcaacttataaattattttgaattttcttaattaaattaatgtaattttttcaaagatgtgTGCAATGGATTAATAAGTCAGTTGCTacaaaagtttgaattttttggACGAATAACCGtggttgaaagaaaataatctaACTACAAATGATTTATTCTTCTATAGGAATTAATTATCGATAAAACCAATAAATATTATacattagagtttttttttattaacaacaaCCATAACACTCGATTCAACCTTGaatcacatttaaatttaaatttggataTTTTCATTAACACGTACCAATTGAGATACACccattaaaataatatagagTTTATTTTCTAAGTAAAATCCTAAAGTATATTCATAAATGACAGTCTTTTGGACTCATTATGATATTAACCATCggttaaaatattagtttcactgattttttttattatttctaaaaatatattttaccaaaATCATAATCAAGTCCTCTTCAAAGACTCAACACGAGCTCTTTAATTCGGCATGGCCCCTTTCACATGCATAATGAACTAAcaacaaaagttaaaaaaggCCTATGCTATTTTGAATATATCCTATTTcattaattgaaattattaaaaatcacaaaaaaataagGATCCCACATCTTGTACAATgactctttcatttttttaagattatgataaattttaaatgaataataaaatgtgtATTAAAAAGCTCGATATTACGTAGAGTATTAACACTCTTCAATAATACAATAAAAACTAGTTTATGCTATAAATGGTAGGTTGAAACGTATATGTGACAATTGACTATCCAACAAACATTAGTTTATCTGTTTTCTATTTCAATCGAAATACAAAATAACAACCACTTTCTTGATGgtagttttttttagtttaatgttttttattaaatagtttaataacttttattagatgtataaatcattaaataaaatatctttgtgTGTGTTATTAATTTCTAtgcttaatttatttgttttagataACTTTAATATAGTTGAATaagtggataaaaaaatatgagttgaaaatagtaaacaaatcaaaataagtgAACATAAGATTAAGTAATACAAAGTAGCAAACAagaaatattacaaaataactCAACATGGGATACAAAATAATACAACTAAGTAAAGATGATAACACAACAGCAAAAATCAATGGCAAGTCGTCCTCCTCTTGTTACGTCTCACTGCAAATTGCAATGCATGGGTATGTGTGTGGCTATGTGCATTAGTAGAGGCACGAGAGCGTTTGTCCTCAGTAACTGTCATCAAATATGCATGGCGTTGAGTTTATAGAAAACCCTTGGCAAACAAATTAAAAGCTTGTTATAGGTAAATGTAGGAAAGATGACACATTATTTAACGTGTTAGTTATTTACCATACTCGACGGTGGAAGGACCTGGTGTCCTTGTGTCGTCGCTCAACAAAAGCAAACCTCCATCCCTGACCAGGAGGTATCAAATTTACATACATGAATTTCATCTTGCTCACTGTGTG
This region includes:
- the LOC114380893 gene encoding uncharacterized protein LOC114380893, which translates into the protein MEELRKLEKVHSMLEFMESRGVSNLDHHSNRFLANFILFLIEPSGDLAINDKCSLLSQLIPTLSSSFLEDAYQHHLDTTKRENSGFQQSLVENALLGCNQTKEYSSLQNCNENTAMVGLDSMQMANSTLEDFCRSYFMFHGLDVSKPQSIFKYLPILSFTESYIYQLDKMNEKLLQTPYNGKCVFGEKDEWQRETKLLVSCFSNDPVRPLATILEHKGLLTERIREELRLGEEYWALERKLCSALTNKEKILVEDVMKAIHLKSFDYRVLNLLLYQLQGTKVEELHMEFLSISELLVEVADDLYDYEDDVLENNFNILRMFIRIYGPSAAPSMLAKCIGEAEDKYASLQKSLDPHLSLSYQKRCAEATKEGGKVSDHPLGTWSIPTVIQDEELYRLKLKSDIS